TGATATATGAAGCAGACACTGAGACTATTAGTACGAAAAATTCAACACTATTAGGGGCAACATTTGAAGCGTTAATAGCacaaattcatatttgacaCTAAACCATTGAGAACTAAAGACTTCCATTCACTGGGGGAGGGGGGCCTACGAGCCAAGGGATAGTCTCGAGGAGACAGTTTCTATAGGGCGTGGTTTACGTTGGCTGTAGTTAACACATTGCAATGTTGCCAATTAAATGAAAGTAAAACAAATAGAAAGCTTGGTGAAATCTAAAGGAGAAATGATTGAGTTATAATCTTTAatctattatgagaataactGTCTATTTTCTATCACAAAAAAActagataataaataatcataaattattgTAAGTTCCACTCTTTCAAAATCTATGATTTACAACAAGCTATTATTCTCATAGTAACCTAAAGACTATTATGCTAACAAAACCCAATCTGAAATAAATTTCAATACAATTTTACTTCAAATGGCCTAACAATTTTAGGTTTCTAAAGTGAACTCCTAACTTTTGATACCAACTGTATCTATCGCATAGCGTTCCTTCATCAATTATAAGAAGCCAAACTCTTCAGCTATGTGTTACAAGCTTGGTTCGATCGAAAGCGGAGGAGAATAATGGCAATAAGGCTTCCCCATGGATTACAGCTCCACCATACAATCTTTGAGGTGGTAATGTCCgtgcctcctcctcttcattAAGTTGGGGCCATGAGGGataatcataataaataaataaataaatagatacaATTCGGTTTAATGTGATACTTTTCATCAACCtccaaagagaaggaaaaattataGCCTAAGAACGATGAATTCTCTTAGCTCTTAACTTTTGTGCATGTTTGAGTATCCGGGTCAATCTCGAAAGCCTAAAATCTAAAGGCTTTTTCAGGTTTATGATCTTCCCATCGTTGACTGCACTATATAAGCTTCACTCAGAAGCAATGGAGGTTCTGTCGTTAAATAACACTAGATCTAGGTGCTCCCAATGGACAAGTCTTCGCGGTCTCCGGAAATCTACTTGAGCTTCGAATGGAGTTGGCCCATCCATGTTGCACCTCGATATGCTGCCTCGCAATCAAGAGCAACAAAGCACCCCTAAAAAATATGACACTGCGAATATAAGACCTGGAGTTGGGGAAGTAACTGCCGTCCACTCCTTGTCGCCAAGTTTCCAAAGCCCTAACAGTACCCTCCTCCTGTAGATGACCATGAACCTATAATCTAGAGATGTAGTGGGGCTAACATGTTAGACTAACATATGTCATAGTTtgtaaagtttggggttttttatgttacaaaaaaaaaaaaaattagggtaaatttgtcattttaggtaaagtttgggatttttggtggtattttcccttaaaattttgatttattgattttaatgaAGTTGTTAAAGCATGTCCCCGACATCCTTAGTATTGCCCTCGAACAACTCGGAGATTAGCTTCAGACAATAAAGTAATGTGGACAAACTTGCTCTTGGTCGAGCTTTCATGAGAGAAATATGCCAAGGGGATGCAGAGTGGAAAGTTTGGAATGATCTGGAGATTGGTTTAAGTGATAAAGGTTGTTTTATCCATCGTCGGAAGAGACGTGACATATCATGTAGTGCGGCAGATAAAACAATAGAAAGCAGACACCCAGACATATAACGAAAACCGAAATGAATATCAGTACAATTTTACTTCCTATGAGCCATCATCAATCATAACAAGTTAAAAGTTGGGTTCGATCCAAAGCGGAGGTGAAAAATGGCTGTAAGATTTCCCACTGAAATGCAGCTCGATCTTACCATATTCAAGGTGGtatattcccatgtctttgcCTCCTCCATTTTTAGTATGCCGGGATGATTCGAGATAATCATCAGTAAAATAAATACGATTTGACTTAATGTGATGCTTTTCATTGACCTctaaagagaaggaagaattcCAGCCCAAGAATAGGGAAGTGTTCTTCAAGGTCTTAACTTCTGTCCACGATTGAGTCTCAGGTAAATCGCGAAAACGTCAAATCGAGAGGTTCTTGCTCCAGGTTTTTGCTGTCCCTGTCGTGACATCACCGATAGAGATCCCGTCGTTGATTGCACCAGATACGCTTGCTTGCGACCTAGGACGCTTTGTGGCATTTTGAAAACTACTTGTGCTTTGGACGACGTTGGCCCGTCCGCGTCGCACGTCAATATGCCACCGTTGCAATTGAGAGCAAAAAAGCACCCCTTATAATATATATGACATCGAAATTATATCGCCTGGGGAAGTCACCGCCGTCCACTTCTCGTCGCCAGGTTTCCAAAGCCCTAAGCGTCCTTTGTTCCTATAGATGACCATAACCTTGTAACCTGGAGATGTAGTGGGGCTATCGGATAGGACGAACTAAGCGATGAAGTCACCATAGGTGTGATGATGCATGCGCAAATGTTCAACTTCAATGCCGGAGGACTTCTTCAAATTGGGAAGCTCGATTACATGGCGGTGACGCGACATGGGATTCTTCAGCATGTGGAGTTTCCAATCTCTGCCGACCGTCAACACCCAACCTCGCGAAGAGAAGCACCTCCTCGCCCTCGCTTGAGGCAGGAGCTTGTTGTGAACCTGCTGACATGAGAGGCAGAAAAACTCGCGCCTCAGCGCACCCTTCTTGTCGGCGAGCATCAACCACGGGACATTGCTCTTCTCTTCGACCGCGGCGGATCGCCACGAGCGGCACACTGCTCGGACCGCCAACAAGTCGTTCAGACAGAGGTGTTGCAAGCATAGTCCTAGCAACTCCGGTGGGAAGTCTGCCCAAGTTCTCGCCATTCTCAACTTTATCGAATTGATATGAAGCGGAATTTCGCAAGAGGAGATAAGAGTATCTGTTTCGATGACCTTAACTGTTAACCACAAAAGTTGTTGATTGCTAATTGATAAAAGATAAGACTCTCAGTCTAAATAGGAATCCAAATTCTAACTggagaaggaaacaaaatattCGTTTGAATTATgtttattagattagaattatcTTCTGAAAATATAATTGTTAAAATAAAGGGGAGAGGAGTATAAGCCAAAAGAGGAGACAAATTAATgtaacttttactttattttgttgtgATAATGAGAAGAAAATCACAAGTAAACCGACATGTATCCTAAAGTGAAAAAATTGTACGTTTGTTTTCTTGCGGTATCCGTTTAGGAAGAGGATAGTCACACGATATGAATAAATTTGTCGATCCTATAGCTTTAGTAGTTCACAATATTCACAGCTATAGATACATTTTGtgtattaaaaaagaaaatcgaaagaaaATATACTGAAAGAAAACCGTAATacgaagaagaaaagcaaattaaTTGCCCGATTACATCACAAATCTAAAACAACAatccttttcacttttcttggCGTTACTCGGAAACCATTACCTTTTGCGCCAATTAGATAAGCAAGCGGTCAATGATTTTACTCATCTTATGTTGGTGTTACTAAAACTATAAAATAGATTCACGTGATATATAAAGAGGCGATTACTAATCAATTATATATGTTGGATAATAAGTAATTAGCTAATTATATATGTTGACTaataaggaaacaaaacacGAAATCTTTCAATATAGAATATAAGGAGTTGCAAATTCCTATTTCTCATGTTTTGGTTTAAAAACTTTGGAGTATATTAGCGTGTGTTATTAAAAATACACATCcctatttaatatataatatataattttttttcctgtcgcaaatttttttataagttttatgtTATGGGTACAAATAACCCGAGAAATTGAATCTATCTATAACTTATAGTGCTATAATAGAAACAGAGTTCTTTGCgttaattatgtcaattaatAATAGGTCAGTTTCAAGACGAcataatatgtaatatatataatatttatattcctACAATCTGCACATATAATCTCGCATATAACaatatatgaaattgagttTGTGAGTAAATGCTATTTGGTTATTAGTAAATAATTGCCAATTACTTGCAAGTTGCAAGTTACAATCTTTTCATACGCCATATAGTACTTACACTTTTCACTTAACAGTTAATAATTATGTTTTGAGAATAAGTGAAGATAATTGATTTAGGCAACCTTGCCATGAAGCAACCACTTGCATTCCTGCCTATAATTAAGTATTTACACTTGAAGTATGGCATCGTGctcaagagttttttttttttttttttttgtcgatcctactctaatcctattctaacactcactcttaAACTTTTGCCTTTAcctccttgcagggcgtgggaatcgaaactcactcctgaaatgaaatcgtccccaccccaatccccttgagaaggtggggatttgaacccccaacCTCCCCCTTctaagttggaagggtggccactgaggCGAACCTCCAATGGTTATCAAGAGTTTATTACAATGAGTTTGAGGCAAGGTTTTCTGCAAGAACATAGCGTGAATCTTTTTGGCATAAGCCAATTCTGCATGCCAAGGcatcgtcaaaataagaataaaccACGTTTCGTGcatgtcgcgaccaatttttcggggtgtgaaccacctagggtttagctaatggattgttaagcctagacttaactcgggctctcccaagcccatactaattcgcaacttagattcaagtttttaacatgcaattgattttcaattaggagtcgccactaatcaatttatggtaggtcgattagacacctaagtaaaataatgggagaattattttacttctacgaactcAGAGATTATGGGtgcggggacttggttacactagatttctctaatgccctttcggtaccattcttttaattttgaaaaatgtttggcgaggcgcttgaattgattttaagctATCtcactaacatgtaaggtgttCATGCGCAagccaccaatttaacacccaagaaagtaattaaataatgcaggacttacctcaaagcaacaaaagcatctgcagtgttaaattgaaatccacatcaacaaccctagatatgatttctaattaagacgcaatttttttgttttgttttcacttaattaatgaaaatcatgcaatatgcaatgcatgccactaatttaacatgaaatgatatgacatggcaacatgacttagctatatgacctaagcaatatgacataactaagcatgtaatctatcctaagcatgagatgatttattctaaataaatttttttgtattttctatgagattcgaaattaaagaaaggcaacatttaaatatgcaatctaaattaatctaatgacctaatctaatgccgggcaatttctaattagaaatgaacctaacaataatcactaaatgacatgcaaatgacattttttattttgaaaatgcaatctatcctagaaattgcaactaatttatcctaagacaaattttatgaaatttgaaatgatctagctagattaagattttatctaatttaaactagggattaagtcatattaaatcctaatttaaactaagacattatctaaatctaaaatgcaatttatctataaaaattatctaaatttaaaatgaaacatgcaattctaatctaatatgcacaatgatttttttgtgtttttctttaagaaattcgaaattaaaactaacatgcaaaactaacaacctaaatgattgcactttctttttggattttttatttaaaaattcgaaataagattgcaatcttaaatatgcaagataacaacaaacctaatcctaattaagatttctttattttttattttacgaaaataagatttgactcaaccaactcgacgataagaaatcaaataagataagattgatatccaaaatcggcgaaccatatctcgcgcatgagacgGGTTGgcctaattttaaaattaaatcgcaaatcgaatctcgagcttgAGATTGGATTATCGATTTTTGAAGTGATTACGAgtggatttcgggcgcgaaaatcggactatcaatccctaGCAAGGACTTTTTCATGTCGGAATATCAATCATACATTTAAGGAACAAGTCTACTAAAAactataaaggaaaaataataaagacttcaaaaaaaaaataataaataaactacctaattttcctttttttcttttattttcccacAAAGCTTGCTCGTGCAAGGCTGGTCACTGAAGCAGTGGATCGGGAAGCTGGTTGATTAGTCCGGCAAGGGCAgtggctgtggtggtgggtcaCCGTCAACGGAGGTCACGGTggttggagctccggcgaagggacTCGGTGGCTGGTGGACGCAGCTACAGCAACTGGTCACGGGTCAAGCGGGACAGGGGCGGCACGGGCGAAGCAATCGGCGTTCGGGCACCGGCGAGAGGTGAGCAACAGCGTCGGGCAGCAGCTCCGGAGCGGCAGATCGGGGACGGAAATCGGTTGAGGCGCGGTGGGCTTCGTCGGTCTGGTGGAGCGGATCGGCGAGGCAGCAGCAATTTCGCGGGGGTACGGCGAACCGGCTCGGGATCTGCTGGGTCGCGGGTTGCAGACGAGTCGCAGCGTCGGATGGCAGAGGGTTGCAGGACGCGGCGGTGCAGCGGCCGCTCGGGACCTGCTGGCGTCGCGGTTTGCTCGCGGAGGAGGTGCGGCGGGGCGACGTCGGACCGTCGTGGGTCGGTGCGGGCTGCAGGCGAATCACCGGCTAAGGCGTGGCTGCGTTGCTGCTCGGAGCGGGGCTCAGGCGCGGCGGAGCTTCACGGGTCGTCGAGTTGGCGCGACGATGGCTGGTGGAGACCGGCGGTGTGAGCGCAGCGCGGGTGAAGAGAAACTGGCGATTGGGGCAGCGAaagtggggaagatgatgaacagtagagTCAAATCACCTCTgcttttacttttctcctctctctctctctctcacgttcttTTTCTCTGCCCCTGTGTACtttctgcagcttctcttttcttttcttttctgaaatttttttccagagAAGCCCCCCTGCGCTCATACGCCGATGGCCTTTTATAGGaaggaattggattttcaaattattcctcGAATCAACATCcgcaatatttttcacaaaattcatccctTATTAATAAGGATTCGAgattaagataaaaattttctctaaatccaaatctttcaaagccaaatcgtaattttttttttttttttacccatccACCCTatccaaaagattcatatctcgaaaaaaattgtaaaatattatattcccatgagataattttaattattaaacaaacaCAGTGGCCAACTTCCGTCGTGAAAATTTCCGATCCATCTAATTCGAACTCATTCGCCACCGTgagtccaataaaatgcaaaaatgcaaaaacaaaataaatacaatCTAAAtctatgctatgcaattaataaaattaacccctaatttcatatgcaataaataaataaattaaatcaccaaaatttaggtgtcaacagtgcACAATAACCAAAAACCTTGTAACATAATCTCGGAGATGTCGGGACACTCTAGATAATGACAAAAGAAtgcaaaaaggggagaaaagaattgattcattttttcaaGGGAATACACCTCAATCGAAATCCACATTACATGGAGCCGAATATAAGTCATCTTAATTTTCATAGAGTATACTTTTTCTGTCATCCCGAGTCGTCAGCAAGCGAGACATCTTCTTTTCTCCTAAGTACTTGTCGTCCAGAAGGAGCTGTACAGAAAGCAACAAAATGAAGGATCTGCCGTGTTAGCCATGTCTGGcatgataattttatatttaaacagCAATCCCGCTACGACATAAAGGAATCAGGAAGAATATAATCAATCATATGGTAAGTCATGTAAATTGCTGGAATCTATCTTCAAATGCAATGAATTAACAATTCCTTCTACGGGATACTATACTCGGATAGCATGAAGGCCGAATTCATGTGCTATGTGGGATGATGCATGACTACTACAGATCCATTAAACGCGGATGTAAACAAActagaagaagggaaaaaaatataataataccTCTTGCCTAAGAAACACATTTAGTCACTACTGTTCCTCCTACTTCTGATGATTTGGTTCGTAAAACATGTAAAGAGAGATGCAAATTTTGTTTCATACCATCCGCAGAAGATGTGTCCCTTGTCCGATTGATAATCCTTTGACTTCCACGGGACAACCAGCACTACACTACCCTTTTAAAGATTATGCTCCTGGGAAGGCAAAAGAAGAGATCAGCTTTGATAAACTCCATCACTTCAGCTGAAATCAAATATAATTCAATTACTATGTTGTCTGGGCATGGAATCATTAAAATCGATGCCGCTTCATATTTGTCAAACAAAACGTCTTCAATTGCTGAATCTCTTTCTCTATAAAGTCTATCTGACCAGCACAACTTCAATTACACAAGTCCAAAAGAGCTGATTCATGCACATGAAATGAAACAGATGATTCTTGACTCCCACATTATAATAAAACAAACCATCGCAAGCCAGATCCACTGGCAAGACATGGAATTCTCACATTCAAATTTTGCCCAGTTTGAAGGAGTTTTGGAGCAACAGTCTTGTTGTGAACCACGAGAGTAGAGTAGGCTGAACAGATCCACTTTTCCGTCAATCGGTTTTATGGATGTATTGGACTCACTCATCGGGGGTAACTTGGCCGCTCCATTGTCCTCCATATCAAATGAAAACTGCACCGAGGAAATTAAGGGCGACAAGTGAAATAAGTCTCGGGGCCAGTGAGCTAGTCAACGTGTGGATCTCAGATAAAATGAAGAAACCGGAAGTGGAACTTTTCACATTGGTTAACATCAACATTTGATAGTATTGTGAGAATTGCCAAGTAACTGCCAGACAGACTTATTATTTATATCCACCGTAATATACCCTCTTACATAACAGATGCTTGTAGCCCATCTCTATTTTAAGTTTGATATTCAAAAAGAGTAccggaaaaaagcaaaaatctaagaaaatacACTGGAGGGCACAAAACatagagaagagggagagaaagtcGGGCTTAAGTTTTTTCTTGGCCTGTTGAGACATGTTCTTTTCTGCCACACAAGTTGAGATAAGTCGGATTGATTGGGATTTGAACCCAGTTCCTTCCCCTTACCCCTTAGACCCCTGGGTGTGGCCTAGGTTAGGTGAAACATAGTTTCTGACTTTCTATGACATACAAAAGAAGCACGGAAGGTGTTGCTGTACATGAAAAACTAGCAATTGAATCTCTTTGGAAAGATGCTAAGAGAAATTTGAAGATACCCCTCGGTGTCTTGCTGGAGGTGGAGTTGCCGGTGCTACATGCGATGTGAGAATCTCTTCTTCAGAAAAGTTTCTCATCTTCTTAGGTATGGAAGCTTTTGATCTGTCTTCTACAGGCTCACTGGAGACGCGGCACAGACTGATGCCTTCAAAACTTGGCTGCGGTGCATCTTTTGCAACCCATCTTTTCTCATCATACCTTATAACAAGCAAGCAGGTTGTAAACAAAACAGAAACAGGAAATCATATCATTTTGTTAAATTCATCATAAGGCAGAGCAGGATATATACTTGGTAGAAATGAATTTCTGAATCTCACTTCTGTCATAATCCGGTGGAAGTTCTGCTTCCCAGTATTTGTTGGACCTCTTGTTTCCATACCTTTCACAGTTATTCACAAGATACGGAGCTATAAATATGTTTGTATATAAAGCAAAAGAAGATCAAAATGGAATATACTATTAAGAAACCAATAACATGGAAAGCAACTTAACTGCATGATTAGATCAATaatgattaaataaatcacaaaGAAAGGCTGGAGGACAAATGGAACTATTCTGTAAAAATGATTAAGTTAATGAAGAATATAGTTGGGTTATTTACAAGATAGCAATGAAAAAAGATGCATTGAATTGTAAAAAGTAATCGCCCATTTCATTTTTACTGTTGCTCCTTGAGAATATCATGTCGTTGTGCTGCTGTCCATATTTTCTCAAGTTTGACAGGAGGACTCGAACAATGTCATAGAATGCATCAAAAACGAGTTGATGGCAAATTTTCTTACACTGCATAAAAGCAACCTGTTCTGGTAGCCATGTATCCAAAGTAGTCGATCTAACctatttacaaagaaaaaataaagccATTATCAGATATCAGGGCAGTAGCCAGACATAAGAGGTGATTAGGACAAGAATATTAACAATAGCATGACAATGAAAAAATCTCTGTATGTGTCCAGAGATCGAGGTTGTAGCCAGACAGAAGAGATGATTAGATAAGAATATTAACAATAGCATTACAATGAAAATCTCTATATGTGTCCAGAGTTTGTGTTGTTGCTGCTGCCTGTTGCAGCTTGCTATATTTCCACGTTCAAGCTTCACAGGGAATGATAAAGGTTTGAGAAGAAtcaaagaggagaaaaagaattcCATTTCCTAATTGTACTTTTCTTCTCTAAATGGACTCCTAGATGCATACAGATCTGGAATTCAGTAGCATCAATTCATATCCTGAAGGATCActacttaataaaaaaaatacttggcATGTGGAGGAAAATCCACTCAAACTTGAAACTCGAAAGACAAGAACCAGCATTTCAACAACAACGTCCACAAAGCACAGGAATCATCACTGTAGTAAAACCTTGTGACAAACGGTCTGACTGAGGctcattttctaaatttcagTGCGTTCCGTTGAATGGGACTAAATACAAACAATAAGCAGCTTATTAAGCACCCAGAATAGCAAATGCACAGGTTTACAACTTAATGACAAGAATGTCACTAACAATGACTAAGGTGTTACTTCCTTAATATTATAGATGCAGATGCATTTCCCAGAGCTAGGAGTTTGGGAAAGTGATGACTTAGTTCTATACAGACAAGACGGAAGGGAAAAAGGTACTGCAAAGAAAAGTGCACAGGATGCCGAATATGCCTATCATGAGAATAGAAGTAACCATATCAAAACCTCCTGGGATAACCTCTTGTAGATTCTAACCACCTTGAAATCTAACAGTAAACAGCAActtaatcccaaaaaaaaagaagaaaacagcaAGCTTGCTTCTGTTGTCCACGCTAGGGTGGTTTGAAATTTCTTTGTTATTATTTAAATTGTTGTTTGCTGAACTAGAGCATACTATCAAGAAAACACATTAGTGAAAAAGAATGGTAGAATAGTACCTTTGAAATATGTACTCCAAGACTCCGATGGATCCCGGAACATTGCATGCATATGAAAATTCCTAGATTCACACTTGCCCATCGAGGAGCCCTAAAAAGAGTTTTAGTGCATCAAGTACAAAAGATGCTCAGAATGTGGAATAAAATGAGGACGTGCGTTGAACTTAGAGAAATGAGTAGAAAGTATATGCCCGAAAGAAACTATGCAGATTGCCAGGTCAAAGCATTATGCGATACCAAGACCTAAAAAGCAcgtggaaagaaaatgtcataaTTCCCATCTGAATGCTGTCAAGCTCTAGAAGTCCTTGCACCATGGTTTCAACCTAAACTAGTTCAAATTGGTAATCTGGGAATTTAGAGGCTGTTATGTGCTCAATATGTAAATCAACATTCAAGATGATTATGCAATTTCCTGAGTTTCAAGTAGACTTAAAAAGACCAAAGATTCAATTATTTACTTAAGGAAATCTTATGACATACGCATCACAGTCGATATTGATTGTATGACATGCTCTGGCAATCTGCACAAAATCTTATTATATACACGGCACAGTTGATATTGATCGCATGACATACTTGCTTTGGCAATCTGCACACTCCTATTTTCTGGAAGTTTGAGAAGACCTCGAGTATCTGCATGTGACAATCAAGAAATGATATTTTCAGTTGGTGAGATCAACTGAACGGAGCACAACTACTTTTGTATAGCAGCACAAAGTAGACCCAGGCCAAGAAACTAAGCTGTTCACATGTAATTTATGGATCCATAGTTCATGTGCAATTAGCCTGGTTAGAAAAGCTAAAAGCAGTCGATTGGTCCAGGGCAACGAATCTTTTAATTGATGATGATACCAATATGATAAAAGATCTCATTTTCTCCTTCATAAGGATCAACAATACCGTTCTGCCGATCCTCTAATTTCCTGGAGTGACCTATGCAGCTGATGGGCCAGCAAGGAGGCCTTTTTCATTCCCTTTCTTAAAGAGAACTCTAATAGCCATGTCATGAAGAACAAATCTTGGGAGTCTTATCACTAGATGGCAAAGAGTTATTGTTAACAGAACTTAAAAGAGACCACATATAACACCGGCTGATAAAAGACTGGAAGTGATCACTTCCTTGACGACGCACGTTTTGGCCTACCGACAAACTCCAGCGCCTTGGACAAAAACACAACGCCCAAACAAAGACCAACCTACTATGCATTTCAAGTTTTCACCTTGTAATCGAAAAAGAATTGCGAGCAGAAACGACATTGCCGATAGATATTTGGGCTTTAACTATTCTTATGGCTTGTTATTACGGAGTCATCTTTAACATGATACAACATCTTAGACGGAATTATCAGGAAACAACAAATACGGTCGACCTCGG
This region of Eucalyptus grandis isolate ANBG69807.140 chromosome 8, ASM1654582v1, whole genome shotgun sequence genomic DNA includes:
- the LOC104416264 gene encoding F-box protein At4g12382, with amino-acid sequence MARTWADFPPELLGLCLQHLCLNDLLAVRAVCRSWRSAAVEEKSNVPWLMLADKKGALRREFFCLSCQQVHNKLLPQARARRCFSSRGWVLTVGRDWKLHMLKNPMSRHRHVIELPNLKKSSGIEVEHLRMHHHTYGDFIA